From the Pseudomonas syringae KCTC 12500 genome, the window ACCTGATAATCCTGCGCCATGCGCGACATGATGTGCTGAGGACGCTGATAGACAAACCCCCATCGCAGATGGGAAAGGCACAGCAGCAAAGGCCTGACGACGGCCTCGACTCGGGTTAAGGCCAACGTCTCGGACTGAATTGTTTGAACACCGTTCATAGAGTTTCCCTTCTGTTAGAAAGTCCTGGATGAAACTGAAGGGCTCTTGAAAGGGCTAAGCTTCGACGGCATTCATGATGAGGATAGGCAGTGGCAGCTGTTGCGTACATGGAACCATCACATGCATGCAGCAACCATAGACCGACTCATCAGTTTCGAACACGCGTCCAGGCCGCTGTTCGTTGATTCCGATAAAGGGTATGCGCCGTCGGGAATGACGCATTGAACTCGTCGCAGAGAATACGCCCTTAGTCTTGAGCGAATGTTTTTTTGGTACCTGCAGTACGTTTTAACCACGTCCCCCCCCACGCGGTGGTCTGGTCCTGATTTTCGCAAGCAAGGCTCCGCTGTCGTCCTGTTGAGAAAGGTCACGAGGCGGAGCCCTCAGCTCGCTTCTTAACGAGGCGGCGAAAATCCAGGAAGGACACTCATGATTCTGGTTACCGGTGGTGCGGGATACATTGGCGCTCATATCGCGCTCGAATTGCTTGAAGATGGCCGCGATGTCGTCGTGCTTGATAACTTGTGCAACAGTTCGCGAGAGCCGTTAAGACGGGTTGAGGAACTCTGCGGGCGACAGGTTGTGTTCATACACGGCGACGTGCGCAGCAAAGCGACGTTGCACCGATTGTTCGCTCAGCACCCTGTCAAGGCGGTGGTGCATTGCGCCGGGCTCAAGGCGGTGGGCGAAAGCGTTCGAGAGCCGCTGCGCTATTTCGAGACCAACGTGAGCGGCAGCGTCAACTTGTGTCAGGCAATGGCAGAAGCAGGCGTGTTCGACCTGTTATTCAGCTCATCCGCGACGGTTTACGGCGAGTGTGAGCAAATGCCGCTGGATGAGAACTGCCCACTGGGTTTACCGACCAATCCTTACGGGCACTCCAAACTGATGGCCGAGCATGTGATGCAAAGCGTCGCTCGCTCGGATCCACGCTGGTCCATCGGGCTGCTGCGCTACTTCAACCCCATTGGTGCGCATCCGTCCGGCTTGCTGGGCGAGTCGCCCTGCAACACGCCGAACAATCTGTTGCCCTTCCTGCTGCAGGTTGCCAATCGACTGCGCCCCGCTCTGCACATTTTTTGGCAGTGACTATCCCACGCCGGACGGAACAGGTGTGCGTGATTACCTTCATGTCATGGATCTGGCCGAGGGACACTTGAAGGCGCTGGACAGAATTCATGACCAGCGCGGCGTATCCGTCTGGAATCTGGGCACAGGACAGGGCTATTCAGTGCTTGAGGTGGTGCAAGCCTTCGAACGTATCTCCGGCAAAGCTGTGCCTTTGATCTTTGAGCCACGCCGGCCCGGAGACATTGCAGCATGCTGGTCCGATCCAGGAAAAGCCGCGCGTGAGCTGGATTGGCGGGCCAGGTTCAACCTTGATTCGATGCTCACTGATGCCTGGCGCTGGCAGTGCATGAACCCGCAGGGTTATAGACCGACAGCGCTGGTCATTTGAATTTCATCCAGACGTGCCAACGGTACCCACGCCATCGTAACGGCACGTCAGCAAAAGCAGGCTAGAAGTTAGCGGGTGTGTTGGCGCTGATGATCTCGGCTTCATCCTGGCCGATATTGCGGAAGCGATGCGGCAAGGTGGTCGGGAAGTAATAGCCGTCCCCTGGACCGAGGATGTTGACCTGTCCATCGATAGTCAGCTCCACAGTGCCGCGCGTCACCAGACCGCACTCCTCGCCTTCGCTGTGGACGATGGGTTCATCGCCCGAGTCGGCGCCTGGCGCGTATTGCTCACGAAGAAAGCGCATTTGCCGGCTCGGCAGGGTCGCCCCGACCAGCAGCAGGCGCGCACCGTTGCGCCCCAGGTCGGGTTGATCACCGGCTCGAAACACGTACTGATCCTGCCCGGGAGGCTGATCGAACGTGAAAAAATCCGCCAGCGTCATGGGAATGCCTTCAAGCAGCTTTTTCAGCGAACTGATGGAAGGACTGACACGATTTTGCTCGATGAGGGAAATCGTGGCATTGGTCACACCACTGCGTCTGGCGAGCTCACGCTGTGACAGCTTGTAGCTTTCACGCACCAGTTTGAGTCGTGCTCCCGTATCCATAGTGGCCTTATGTGAAAGATATCCGGTGAATGAGGCAGCGCCCCGGCGCAATAGATCGTCCATTACCCGAAGCCCGTCAAGCCAGATATTAAATCACGTTTGCCCACAACACTCAGCAGCTCATCGCTCTAGCGGCTGCTGCGCGCATACCTCTGGCTGGCCTCGCGAAAGGCCTTGAACAGGCTGAGCGAAACAGGGTTGTCCATGAACTCCCATTCCGGGTGCCACTGCACGCCCAGCACAAAGCCTGGCGCGCCGGGCATGGAAACCGCTTCCACAAGGCCATCGGGTGCCAATGCTTCTGCGCGCAGGTCCGACGCCAGGCGATCGATACCCTGGCTGTGCAGGCTGTTGACCTCGAACCCCGGTGCCAGCCCGAGCGCGTCGAGCAGACCGCCCGGCTGCACTTGCACGGCATGCTTTGGCGCGTACTGCACCGCCAGCACATCGCTTTGCGGCTCGCGATGATCCAGATAGCCGGGCAACTCCTGGACCCTCTGATGCAGGCTGCCGCCCAGCGCGACATTCAGCTCCTGAAAACCGCGGCAAATGCACAACACCGGCACGCCCTGAGCAATGGCAGCCCTGAGCAGCGGCAGAGTGGTGCGATCCCGGATTACATCATGAGCGGTGCCCTCCACGCTCGCCGGCCCATTGTAGTGACGCGGCTCGACGTTGGACGGCGAGCCGGTAAACAGCAGGCCATCCAGCGACGCGAGCAGTTGCGCAGGCTCGGTGGGCACCTCGAGTGCAGGCAGAATTACCGGCATACCGGCGAAGGCTGCGGCCTCGACGTACTTGTCGCCTGCCGTGTGAGAGGAATACTTGCCCAATTGCTGACGGCAGGCGGTGACACCGATCAAGGGATGTCGCGACATAGGTTGAATCCTGTTTGAAATCTGAGTGGCCAGCGCCGATCGGGCGCTATCCAGCGGGAATGAAACCAGTCTAGGATAGTCATCTGCGCAACAAACATAGGCATTCCGGCAAAGGAACAATGCACCGATGCAATATGAAATCACCCACGCCGACCTTTCACTGGTGCTCGCCCTGGCTCGCGGCCGCACGCTGGCCCGTGCCGCCGATCTGTTGCAAGTTGATGTATCGACCGTATTCCGCTCGATCCGTCGCCTGGAAGCCGCGCTTGGCGCAGCGCTATTTGAAAAGAACCGGCGCGGGTACATACCGACCGATACCGCTCAGGCCATGGCCGAGCAGGCCGAGCGCGCCGAACAGGCACTTGCCGCTGCGCGCATCGCCTTGCAACAGGGCGAACAGGTGGTCAGCGGCACGGTACGCCTGACCTGTACCGATGCGGTACTGCACAGCCTGCTATTACCCGCACTGGCAGACTTCATGCCGAAGTACCCGGCCCTTACGCTGGAGCTGGCCACCTCCAATGCTTTTGCCAACCTCAGCCGTCGTGATGCCGACATCGCCCTGCGCCTGACCAATACGCCACCCGAGCACCTGATCGGGCGCTGCCTGGGCAGTGCCGACTACTTCGTCTGCGGTCGCCCCGAATACCGCGAAGCCTTGACGCAAAACCCGGCCTCGATCCCATGGATCAGCCCCGACGACTCGATGCCCGACCACACCTCGGTGATCTGGCGCAAACAGACCTTTCCGGGGGTATTACCGAGCTACCGCTGCAGCAGCATGTCGGCTGTCTCGCAGTTGGTCGCTGCAGGCTTGGGCGTTGCGGCGCTAACCGGCTTTACGGTCGAGGGCCTTGGGGCGGTCGAACGTCTGAGTGGCCCGCTGGAAGGATGCCGCACCGAGCTGTGGCTGCTGACCCGCCCCGACTGTCGCGCACTGCGTTCCGTGCAGACTCTGCTGGAAGCACTCGCGCCGCGCCTGCGCGCAGCGTTGCAGGTATCCAGCCCCGGTTGATCAGCCTCTGTGGATCCATTAAATAATAGTTAACAAAACTAATCATTGGATTAATCTCGATCCTGTGGCATTAATAATCTCGAGGAAACAACTTGATTCATTCTGTGGATCCATAAGATCAATAATCGAACCGTGGAGAACCATCATGCACCCGAAAAATGCGTGGTACGTCGCTTGCACAGCGGATGAAGTCGCCGACAAGCCTCTGGGCCGGCAGATCTGCAACGAAAAGATGGTGTTCTATCGCGACCAGAACCAGCAGGTCGTTGCCGTCGAAGATTTCTGCCCGCATCGCGGCGCCCCGCTCTCGCTGGGCTATGTCGAGAACGGCCAACTGGTGTGTGGTTACCACGGGCTGGTAATGGGCGGCGACGGCAAGACGGTTTCAATGCCCGGCCAGCGTGTTCGAGGCTTCCCTTGCAACAAGACCTTCGCGGCGGTCGAGCGCTACGGCTTCATCTGGGTCTGGCCAGGTGACCGGGAAAAAGCCGACCCGGCACTCATTCATCATCTGGAGTGGGCCGTCAGCGACGAATGGGCCTACGGCGGCGGGCTGTTTCATATCCAGTGCGACTACCGCCTGATGATCGACAACCTGATGGACCTCACCCACGAAACCTACGTGCATGCGTCCAGCATCGGCCAGAAGGAAATCGACGAAGCCGCGCCCATTACAACCGTCGAAGGCGAAGAAGTAGTCACCGCCCGGCACATGGAAAACATCATGCCGCCACCGTTCTGGCAGATGGCACTGCGTGGCAACAACCTGGCCGATGACGTGCCGGTCGATCGCTGGCAGATCTGCCGCTTCACGCCGCCTAGCCATGTGCTGATCGAAGTCGGCGTCGCCCATGCGGGCAAAGGCGGCTATAACGCGCCTAAAGAGTTCAAGGCGTCGAGCATCGTCGTCGACTTCATCACCCCCGAGACCGACACGTCCATCTGGTACTTCTGGGGTATGGCGCGCAACTTCAATCCGGCCGACGAAGCGCTGACCGCCAGCATCCGCGAAGGCCAGGGCAAGATCTTCACCGAAGACCTGGAAATGCTTGAACGCCAGCAACAGAACCTGCTCAAGCACCCGCATCGCAACTTGCTCAAGCTCAATATCGACGCCGGTGGCGTGCAGTCACGCAAGATTCTGGAGCGGCTGATCGCTGCCGAGCAGGCCGGTCCCGGCGAGCAGATTCCCGTGATGGCAACAAAATGACCGGCCATTGCTCGTCGAAACACGAAGACAACAATCAGAAGTGACCCGTGCCGCGGTCACCCGAGGACTTACCATGATCGACGTGACGGTGTTATCACGTAACGATGAAGCGCTGGATATCTGCAGCTTTGAACTGGTGCGAGCAGACGGAGCGCTGTTGCCGCCGTTTACCGCGGGCGCGCACATTGACGTGCACCTGCCGGACGGGCTTATCCGCCAGTACTCGCTGTGCAATGCCCCGAACGAGCGTCACCGCTACCTGATCGGCGTCCTCAACGACCCGGCTTCGCGTGGTGGCTCGCGCAGCCTGCATCAACAGATTCAGACTGGCGCACAGTTGCGTATCAGCGAACCGCGCAACCTGTTCCCGCTGGCTGAAAACAGCCGACGCACGCTGCTGTTCGCCGGCGGTATCGGCATCACGCCCATTCTCTGCATGGCTGAACAACTTGCGCTGGAGGCTGCCGATTTCGAGCTGCATTACTGCGTGCGTTCCGCCGAGCGCGGCGCCTTTATCGAACGCCTGAAGCATTCGGCATTTGCCGAGCGCATCACGCTGCACTTCGATGAACAGCCGGATACCGTGCTGGACGCTGCCACACTACTCGCCCACCCACAGCCAGATACCCATCTGTACGTATGCGGGCCAGGCGGTTTCATGCAATACATCCTCGACAGCGCGCGTAATGCTGGCTGGTCCGAGGACACTCTGCACCGTGAGTACTTTTCCGCAGAGCCGGTGGACACCAGCAACGACGGCAGTTTTTCAATCGAGATCGCCAGTACCGGGCAGGTCATTGCCATTCCGGCCAATAAAACCGTCGCTCAGGTGCTCGAAAGCCATGGCATCGATATTCCGCTGTCGTGCGAGCAAGGTGTCTGTGGCACCTGCCTGACGCGGGTGTTGAAAGGCATTCCGGATCATCGCGACCTGTTTCTGACCGAAGACGAGCAGGCGCTCAACGATCAGTTCACGCCCTGCTGCTCACGTTCGAAGACGCCCGTGCTGGTGCTCGATATCTGATCAGTCCGGGCGCTGAATGACCTTCATGCGCTCGTTCTGCCCGGCGCCGAAGATTTCCGCGTAGCGCAAGGTGGCATTGGCATGCTCGCGCATGATCGCTTCGGCGCGAGCGCCCTGCCCGTTGACCAGCGCATCCACCACGGCGTGATGCTGCATGTGGGCGAAATTGAACCGCCGGTATTCGCGAATCAGGTTGTCGCGATCCACGGCCAGCGCGGTCACCGAGGCAAAAGGCAGATGGTCGTTGCGCGACAGTGCGTCGGCAATGGCACGATTGCCGCTGCCCTCGACGATCACCCGATGCAGACGCATGTTCATGTCGTGATAGACCTCCAGGTCATCTTCAGTGACATGGCCTTTTTCGAACAGCGCATCACCCTGCACCAGACAGGCTTCAAGCTCGTCGCGCGCCTCTTGGGTCACGCCGCGCTCAGCCATTTGCCGCGCCGCAAGTCCCTCAAGGACGCCGCGGACATCCACCGCGCCGGCGATTTCAATCGGGCTGATCGAGCGCACCTGAAAACCACGCCCGCCAAAGGGCACCAGCAGCCCCTCCTGCTCCAGCGTGCGGAACGCCATGCGCACCGGCATGCGCGAAACGCCGAACAGCTCGGCGGTCGGCACCTCCATCAGGCGCTCGCCGGCAGCCAGCTCGCCTGATGCAATCATCTTGCGCAGCGCAACAAGGACGGTCTGCCCGGGCTTGCTCATCAAAAGGCTTCCGTGGAGATCAAAGAAGGCATCTTACCCCACGCACGCCCGAGTGAATGGCCCACATGCAATCGATCAGACGGGGCACGAGATGGCGTAACCGAAGGTGCGCTCTTCATCGGGTATTTCAATCCACGCCAGCGTTTCTGCAAAACTGATCGGCGGGCTGTAGAAGTAGCCCTGCACCATCGTACAACCCAGGGTGGTCAGTGCATTCAACTCATCCTGCGTTTCCACGCCTTCGATCACGCAGCCCAGGGACATGTCCAGACTCAAGGCAACCAGTGATTTGACGATCTTGTAGCTGGCCGGGTTGTTGTGCACCCCGGTGACAAAGCTGCGGTCAATCTTCAGCTTGGTCAGCGCCAGCGCGTGCAACTGACTGAGGCTGGAGAAGCCGGTCCCAAAGTCATCCAGCGAGATACCGCAACCCAGCTTGCGGAACTGGGTAATGGCCTGCTGCACCTGAGCAATATCCTGCATGACCGCCGTTTCGGTGATCTCCAGATCGAGCCGCGACGCATCGAAGCCGCTGTTCTTGATGATCTCGACAATTCGGCTGACACTTTCCAGAGACGCACAGTCGTGCGCGGACAGATTGAACGACAGCCTGACAGGCGCAGGCCAGGACAGGGCCATGTGCAGCGAGCGGGTCAACAAAGGCGCGGTCAGCTTGTTGATCATACCGATGCGCTCGGCGATCGGAATGAAATGCGCCGGCGATACTGATCCCAGTTCCGGGCTGTTCCAGCGCGCCAGAGCCTCGAAAGCGACCGTTTCGCGCGTGCAGCTTTCAATGATCGGCTGAAACAATACGTGGAACTCGGTTTCCAGATTGGCGCGCCGCAAGGCCTGTTCGGTAACGCCGTCAGCATGCAATTGCTCACGATGGCTGGCGGAGAACAGGCAGGTGGTGCCGGGGTTATGGTTCTTGCCCTGATACAGCGCGTAATCGGCAAACTCGAACAGCTGGGTCGCGTTATCCGCCGTGGCCGGGTACGTCGCCAGGCCCAGTGTTGCGCCAATCTGGATTGGCATGTCCGACAGCTCGAAACTCTCGTGCATGAGGTCACACAGGTGCTTGCCAAACGCCAGCAACGCGTCGCTGTCCATGTCACCCTTGATCACCAGCGCGAACTCGTCACCGCCCAGTCGCGATACATGCACCTTGTCACTAGAGGCGCTGGTCAGGCGTTCAGCAACCAGCATCAACAGACGGTCGCCGATTCGATGACCATAAAGGTCATTGACCGGCTTGAACCCGTCCAGGTCCAACACGCCCACTGCCAGCTCGCTGCGCTGCGCCACTGCCTCAATCATCGCGGCATCCAGCGTCTGAAAGAACTGTCGACGATTGGGCAGGCCTGTCAGGCTGTCCTGATTGGCCAGCAACAGGTTCTCGTTACTCAGTTGCTCGGTCTTTACCTGCACATTCACCAGGCTGGTGAAATCGCGGTACTGGTAATGAAGAATGATCAGCATGCCGATCGACACCAGCACGATGTTCACCGCTGTGGCGATAAAGGTAATGTTGTAGGTGGAAGCGAAGAAAATAACGAAGGCGGTGTTGACGACCAGCGCGGTGGTCAGCGCTGCAGGCCGCAAGTGCATCATGCAGAAGATGCAGACAATCACCGTAATGCCCATGAAAAACGCGACATGCGCTTGGGAATAGGCATCGCCATAGGGGTAAAGCGACAGCGACCAGGCGGCAAACCCGGCCGCTATGACGCCAGCCAGGCCGTGCGTACCACGCAACGTGGCCAGAATGATCGCCGGAGCCGGCGGCGGCCGGTTTACCGTGCGCAACCATTTGCGTGCACGGACGCCACAGATAACCGTCAGCAGCGCAGGGACCAGCAGCGTCAGCCACACCGGAGCGGTTCGCCAATGGGTGAACGCCAATGCCCAGGTATTGACCAGCAGCACGAAGTACATCAACGGCAGTTGTCGGGACAATGCAACGTATTGGGCCTGCAACAACCTGGGATTATCAGCAGGCACAGACATCAGGGCACGCAAGGCACCCGATAATTTTTTCAGCATCGCAAGGCTTCTCTGTTACCACAGTCAAAGCACACGTGGCTTGCTGCTCACCATACGAACGGACAGCTAATTGTCGGTTCGCTTGTCAGGCTCTCGGCGGATGTGATTAATTCTTTACGGTAAAAACCAAGCCGTGCGTCGGTTTAATCGAAATAACCCGGTGATCGCCTTTTCGAGCGCACACTCGGCTAAGACAGCGTCGCTTACAGACCCTCTTTTTAACCGTCCCCAATGAGCAGGAAGCATTACCATGAACAGGAAAGTCATTATTGATACGGACATGGGCTGGGATGACGTCCTGTCGATCGCCTACCTGATGAAACGACCGGACATCGACATCCTCGGCATTACAGTGACCGGATGCGGCGAAACGGACCTCGGTTGGGGTGTCGTCATCGCGCAGCATTTGCTGGGCATTGGCAATCGACTCGGCAGCGTCGTGGCAAAGGGCACCGATCAGCCGCTTGAGTACGACAACCGCTTCCCGCAACCCTTCAAAAACGATATGAACGACATCATGGGGCTGCTCGGGACACTGAATCCTGCCACGCTGCCGGAACTGTCGAGCCTGCCCGCCTGGGAGTTCATGTACCAGACAGTGAAAAACAGCCAGGACCCCATCACTGTGCTGTCGCTGGGGGGCTTTACCAACATCGCGAAGATGCTCACGCTGAGCAGCCAGCCTGCCGACTTCAAGATGATCGAGCAGATTGTCGCCATGGCCGGCGCTGTCTACGTCGACGGCAACGTTGCCGCATTGAACAACGCGCAAAAGGCATGGGATCAGGGAGTGGCCTACAGCAGCAATCACTATGCAGAATGGAATGTGTTCGTGGACCCGGTCGCCGCCAACAACGTTTTCCAGTCAAACCTGCCGTTGACCCTGGTGCCGCTGGATGTCTGCAACCAGATCATCCTCGACGCCAGCTACTGGCAACTGATCACCGCCACCGACCCTGTCGCCACGCTGGTCAAACAAGTACTTGAACACAAATCCGGAACGTATGCTGAAGGGCTTCCCGTGCCGATCTTTGATCCGCTGGCGACCATGCTGATGGCGGGCGGTATTGAAGCGACGAAAGTCGATGAGCAGTTTCTGTCGGTCAACACCGAGTTGACGCCGCAGGACAACCACTGTGGTCAGATACAGGTGCAAGGCAGTGGTTCACGAATGATTGCGGCAGTGCTGGGTGTCTCGCAGGTCGCGTTCAGAAACAACTTTGCCCAGATCATCAACAGCTAAGACCATGGTGAAGTGCTGCGCCGCGCCTTCTCAGCCTGGCGCAGTCACTCCATCAGTTCGTCGCCAACTGCGCCCGGTCGGCCTGCATGACCAGGGCTTTGAGCGAGGCGTCGAACTGTTTCAAGGCATTCACCTGCAAATCACGCTGCTGATCGATCTGTGCGGCGATCTCTGGAGCGGCCTTGCCTTGCACCCAGACCGAGGTCATTTCCCGAACCACCTCACCTTCAGCCTTGCCGATGTATTGCAGGTCATTGTCATAGAAGCGCGCCATGAACCGCGCCTCGACCTGACTGTTGCGCTTGCTCACCAGACGATTGTAAGTGTCGAGCATGACCACCACGTCCGGCCGCGCCTGCATCAGCGCATCGAGAGTGTCGTAAACGGTTACCGAGGCGAACTCTTTCTTCAATGAGCCCACCAGCCAGTCGGTCGCAAGTTGAGGGTCCGAGCTGTTGATGAATGCGTTGCGGATACGCGCATCGAGTGCGCCATTGCTGCCGCTCCTGAGTGCAACCGAATGGTAGTTGTTCAAATACTGAAGGTTGCTGAGGGTGTTTTCGCTGTACAGCACACCCACTGACTGGGTGTGTTGCAGGCTCGCGGCGCTGTCGACGACGGGCATGAAATGGCAGGACTGTTCGGAGACCGGGGAGACGGCAGCATTGACGGGGGCAGTGAACACAATGCTGGTGCTGAACACGGCAGCAAACGTCAACAGATTGAAGATTCTCATCGCGTCGTCTCCCTTTGGAGCAGCTGGCTATGGCGCCATCCTCCTCCTTTGCCGGAAAAACAGAACTTGCCTTGCTTGATGATGACTATCGACTGAATGAATGATAGTTGATGCCACTGCGTTGCAAGGTTTTTCGCTTCAATTTTCATCTGCCCTGACGGCCGCACGTATGGCTTCAAGCAGCATCCGGCACGCCGGATTGTCATTGTCGGTACGCCAGGCCAGGTGCAATTCGCTCTGCACGCCCTCGCCCAGGTCAATGTCACGGAACACGACGTCCTTGAACACCACATTGGTCGCACAACGCGGTACTAATGCCAACCCCATTCCGGCGTTGACCAGCGCCAGGATGGTCAGTGACGATCCAAGCCATTGGACATACTCCGGTGCAACTTGTGCGGAACGAAACATACCGGTCAGCAGTTCGTTGAACGGTGGATACGCCGAGTGCGAATACATCAGGAACGGCGCGCCATCCAGATCGGCCACCGCCACCGAATCGGCATGCGCCAACCGATGATTGCTCGGTACGGCCAGCACGAACGGCTCGCGTACCAGGCATTCGCTCTCGTAACCCGGCTGAAACAACGGCGCTCGCACGATGCCCAGGTCAATGCGCCGCGCCCTGAGTGCCTCGTGCTGCTGATAGGTGTTCATTTCCGTAAGGGAAATCTTCACCTGCGGCTGCTTGAGGCGCGCCTCGGCGATCACCCTGGGCAGAAACTCATACACCGCGCTGCCGACAAAACTGATGGTCACCGAACCAATGTCACCCTCAGCAAAGCGCCGCGCAGAAATGGCCGCCTGCTGCGCGCGCTCCAGCAGGGTCTGCGCCTCGATGAAAAAAGCCCTGCCCGCTGCAGTCAGGGCCACACTGCGGGTACTGCGAGTGAACAGCTCGACGCCCAGATTGTGCTCCAGTATCTGAATCTGCCGACTCAACGGCGGCTGCGTCATGTTGAGCCGTTCGGCGGCACGGCGAAAATTCAGCTCCGTGGCGACCGTGGTGAAGCAACGCAGTTGGGAAAGCTCGAACATTGATCCACTCCCGGTATCAATCAAGTCACTAACTGGATTGGACGGGAATAATACACACCTCCATGATCGACTCATCCCCCAAAAAAACAATGAATGGGAGTCGCCTCTTGAATACCGTCCCTGGTACTACGGACGCCACGGTGCTTGCCCGTGCGGCCGCCAAGGTGAAACGCCACGTGCTGCCGCTGTTCGTGGTGATGTTCATCGTCAATTACATCGACCGGGTCAATATCGGTTTCGTACGCAGCCATCTGGAAACCGATCTGGGCATCGGCGCAGCAGCTTACGGGCTGGGTGCCGGATTGTTCTTTGTCGGTTACGCACTGTTCGAAGTCCCCTCCAACATGCTCTTGCAGCGCTACGGTGCCCGCGCCTGGCTGACCCGCATCATGTTCACCTGGGGCGCGGCC encodes:
- a CDS encoding LysR family transcriptional regulator, which gives rise to MQYEITHADLSLVLALARGRTLARAADLLQVDVSTVFRSIRRLEAALGAALFEKNRRGYIPTDTAQAMAEQAERAEQALAAARIALQQGEQVVSGTVRLTCTDAVLHSLLLPALADFMPKYPALTLELATSNAFANLSRRDADIALRLTNTPPEHLIGRCLGSADYFVCGRPEYREALTQNPASIPWISPDDSMPDHTSVIWRKQTFPGVLPSYRCSSMSAVSQLVAAGLGVAALTGFTVEGLGAVERLSGPLEGCRTELWLLTRPDCRALRSVQTLLEALAPRLRAALQVSSPG
- a CDS encoding aromatic ring-hydroxylating oxygenase subunit alpha, with translation MHPKNAWYVACTADEVADKPLGRQICNEKMVFYRDQNQQVVAVEDFCPHRGAPLSLGYVENGQLVCGYHGLVMGGDGKTVSMPGQRVRGFPCNKTFAAVERYGFIWVWPGDREKADPALIHHLEWAVSDEWAYGGGLFHIQCDYRLMIDNLMDLTHETYVHASSIGQKEIDEAAPITTVEGEEVVTARHMENIMPPPFWQMALRGNNLADDVPVDRWQICRFTPPSHVLIEVGVAHAGKGGYNAPKEFKASSIVVDFITPETDTSIWYFWGMARNFNPADEALTASIREGQGKIFTEDLEMLERQQQNLLKHPHRNLLKLNIDAGGVQSRKILERLIAAEQAGPGEQIPVMATK
- a CDS encoding nucleoside hydrolase; amino-acid sequence: MNRKVIIDTDMGWDDVLSIAYLMKRPDIDILGITVTGCGETDLGWGVVIAQHLLGIGNRLGSVVAKGTDQPLEYDNRFPQPFKNDMNDIMGLLGTLNPATLPELSSLPAWEFMYQTVKNSQDPITVLSLGGFTNIAKMLTLSSQPADFKMIEQIVAMAGAVYVDGNVAALNNAQKAWDQGVAYSSNHYAEWNVFVDPVAANNVFQSNLPLTLVPLDVCNQIILDASYWQLITATDPVATLVKQVLEHKSGTYAEGLPVPIFDPLATMLMAGGIEATKVDEQFLSVNTELTPQDNHCGQIQVQGSGSRMIAAVLGVSQVAFRNNFAQIINS
- a CDS encoding cupin domain-containing protein, translating into MDTGARLKLVRESYKLSQRELARRSGVTNATISLIEQNRVSPSISSLKKLLEGIPMTLADFFTFDQPPGQDQYVFRAGDQPDLGRNGARLLLVGATLPSRQMRFLREQYAPGADSGDEPIVHSEGEECGLVTRGTVELTIDGQVNILGPGDGYYFPTTLPHRFRNIGQDEAEIISANTPANF
- a CDS encoding LysR substrate-binding domain-containing protein, which gives rise to MFELSQLRCFTTVATELNFRRAAERLNMTQPPLSRQIQILEHNLGVELFTRSTRSVALTAAGRAFFIEAQTLLERAQQAAISARRFAEGDIGSVTISFVGSAVYEFLPRVIAEARLKQPQVKISLTEMNTYQQHEALRARRIDLGIVRAPLFQPGYESECLVREPFVLAVPSNHRLAHADSVAVADLDGAPFLMYSHSAYPPFNELLTGMFRSAQVAPEYVQWLGSSLTILALVNAGMGLALVPRCATNVVFKDVVFRDIDLGEGVQSELHLAWRTDNDNPACRMLLEAIRAAVRADEN
- a CDS encoding gamma-glutamyl-gamma-aminobutyrate hydrolase family protein encodes the protein MSRHPLIGVTACRQQLGKYSSHTAGDKYVEAAAFAGMPVILPALEVPTEPAQLLASLDGLLFTGSPSNVEPRHYNGPASVEGTAHDVIRDRTTLPLLRAAIAQGVPVLCICRGFQELNVALGGSLHQRVQELPGYLDHREPQSDVLAVQYAPKHAVQVQPGGLLDALGLAPGFEVNSLHSQGIDRLASDLRAEALAPDGLVEAVSMPGAPGFVLGVQWHPEWEFMDNPVSLSLFKAFREASQRYARSSR
- a CDS encoding GntR family transcriptional regulator — translated: MSKPGQTVLVALRKMIASGELAAGERLMEVPTAELFGVSRMPVRMAFRTLEQEGLLVPFGGRGFQVRSISPIEIAGAVDVRGVLEGLAARQMAERGVTQEARDELEACLVQGDALFEKGHVTEDDLEVYHDMNMRLHRVIVEGSGNRAIADALSRNDHLPFASVTALAVDRDNLIREYRRFNFAHMQHHAVVDALVNGQGARAEAIMREHANATLRYAEIFGAGQNERMKVIQRPD
- a CDS encoding PDR/VanB family oxidoreductase, translating into MIDVTVLSRNDEALDICSFELVRADGALLPPFTAGAHIDVHLPDGLIRQYSLCNAPNERHRYLIGVLNDPASRGGSRSLHQQIQTGAQLRISEPRNLFPLAENSRRTLLFAGGIGITPILCMAEQLALEAADFELHYCVRSAERGAFIERLKHSAFAERITLHFDEQPDTVLDAATLLAHPQPDTHLYVCGPGGFMQYILDSARNAGWSEDTLHREYFSAEPVDTSNDGSFSIEIASTGQVIAIPANKTVAQVLESHGIDIPLSCEQGVCGTCLTRVLKGIPDHRDLFLTEDEQALNDQFTPCCSRSKTPVLVLDI
- a CDS encoding putative bifunctional diguanylate cyclase/phosphodiesterase, with the protein product MLKKLSGALRALMSVPADNPRLLQAQYVALSRQLPLMYFVLLVNTWALAFTHWRTAPVWLTLLVPALLTVICGVRARKWLRTVNRPPPAPAIILATLRGTHGLAGVIAAGFAAWSLSLYPYGDAYSQAHVAFFMGITVIVCIFCMMHLRPAALTTALVVNTAFVIFFASTYNITFIATAVNIVLVSIGMLIILHYQYRDFTSLVNVQVKTEQLSNENLLLANQDSLTGLPNRRQFFQTLDAAMIEAVAQRSELAVGVLDLDGFKPVNDLYGHRIGDRLLMLVAERLTSASSDKVHVSRLGGDEFALVIKGDMDSDALLAFGKHLCDLMHESFELSDMPIQIGATLGLATYPATADNATQLFEFADYALYQGKNHNPGTTCLFSASHREQLHADGVTEQALRRANLETEFHVLFQPIIESCTRETVAFEALARWNSPELGSVSPAHFIPIAERIGMINKLTAPLLTRSLHMALSWPAPVRLSFNLSAHDCASLESVSRIVEIIKNSGFDASRLDLEITETAVMQDIAQVQQAITQFRKLGCGISLDDFGTGFSSLSQLHALALTKLKIDRSFVTGVHNNPASYKIVKSLVALSLDMSLGCVIEGVETQDELNALTTLGCTMVQGYFYSPPISFAETLAWIEIPDEERTFGYAISCPV